GCGGAGATCGAGCGCACGGTCGAGGCCGAGACGGGACAAAAGCTCCCGAAGGCGGAGGGTATCCTGGAGGTGCATCCGAAAAAGAGCTTCGGCTTCGGCGAGATTTTTTCGTCGATGGTCCACAAGCACCGCGGCCGCAGCATCCTGGCCCTGGTGCTGATGATCGCCCAGGCCTTCCTGTTCAACGCGGTGTTCTTCACCTACGGGCTGGTTCTGGCGAAGTTCTACGGCGTGCCGGAGAACAAGGCCGGCGTGTTCCTGGTGCCGCTCGCCATCGGCAACTTCCTGGGGCCGCTGCTGCTCGGCCACTTCTTCGACACGATCGGCCGGCGCCGGATGATCGCCGGGACCTTCGCGTTGAGCGGCGTGCTGCTCATGGCGACCGCGGTGGTGTTCGGCCTCGACCTGTTCACCGCCTGGACCCAGACCTTCGCCTGGATCGCGATCTTCTTCGTCGCCTCGGCGGCTGCAAGCTCCGCCTACCTGACGGCGAGCGAGATCTTCCCGCTCGAGACCCGGGCGCTCGCCATCGCGGTGTTCTACGCGCTCGGCACCGGTGCCGGCGGCGTGATGGCGCCGTGGCTCTTCACCCACCTGATCGAATCCGGCCAGCATTGGGCGCTCGCCGGCGGGTATGCGGGGGCGGCCCTGCTCCTGGTGATCGCCGCGGTGACGGAGTGGAAGCTCGGGGTCGACGCGGAGGGGAAGTCGCTGGAGAGTATCGCGGATCCGTTGTCGAAGGCGGGGTGAGGGGGCGTCAGGAGGTGGGCTCGGCCGGGGGTTGGGGGAGGGCGGCGATCAGGGCGTCGATCTCGGCGGCCTGAGCGTCGTGGCCGAGCTTGCGGTAGGCCCCGGCTGAGCGGCTGAGCACAATCGCTGCTTCCGTCGCCGCGCCGATCTGGCTCAGCAATTTTCCGAACTCTTCGCCAACTGCGGCGATTGCATCGGCTCGACCTATATGCTCAGCTATGCGATAGGCTTCATTGAGGTCTTCGAGCACGATTTGTGCGCAAGCTTGATTGTAAATGCCCTTGGCAATTCGAATTTTTGCTGCATGCAGATAAACATGACAGACTCCAGTCATGTCTCCCAATTCTTTATATATTGG
This sequence is a window from Methylobacterium sp. SyP6R. Protein-coding genes within it:
- a CDS encoding MFS transporter — protein: MGVVRSDVPARMDRLPWSRFHLLLVVALGITWVLDGLEVTIVGAIGPVLQDKRALGLTLQQIGGAASFYVVGAVVGALVFGWLTDRFGRRLVFYATLMIYVGGVIASALAWDFWSFALFRLVTGLGIGGEYAAINSAIDELIPAKYRGRVDLIVNGSFWIGAAAGAGAALLLLDPNLFDPDFGWRLGFGIGGVLGLGILFLRRYVPESPRWLVTHGREDEAERTVAEIERTVEAETGQKLPKAEGILEVHPKKSFGFGEIFSSMVHKHRGRSILALVLMIAQAFLFNAVFFTYGLVLAKFYGVPENKAGVFLVPLAIGNFLGPLLLGHFFDTIGRRRMIAGTFALSGVLLMATAVVFGLDLFTAWTQTFAWIAIFFVASAAASSAYLTASEIFPLETRALAIAVFYALGTGAGGVMAPWLFTHLIESGQHWALAGGYAGAALLLVIAAVTEWKLGVDAEGKSLESIADPLSKAG